Genomic DNA from Mesorhizobium sp. 131-2-1:
GTGCCGGCGTTCTAGCAGATCGCGATTGCCGGGAACAATGCCAGACGCGCCCGCCAAACGGCCAATCAGGAATGAATTTTCCACGATCGGCGCATATATGGGAAAATCCTGCCCAGCCGCCAGATGCATCCGAAAGGACGGAGAAACTATTGCCTTTCGGGGTGACGGCGACCAGCCTGCCGCTGGGGCTTGCGGTCACGCGGATGCGAGCCAGGCTGCCGATTTGTGATGAGCGCTCGAGCGGCCGCACTATCGGGAATCGGACCCAGCCGCTATACCGCCACCAATGCCACCCGGCGCGTCACGGCATCAAAATGACTTTCAAAGGTGAGCGGGCCCGCCGCCGGCGCCCCACAGACCCCAGACATTGCGAAACAGAGCATTGAACCGGCTTTTATCCATCAAACGGCACCTCACGCCGGCGCAGATCAACATCTACTTCTCCGTCCTTTGCTTCTTTTGTCCGCCGGTTCTGGGTTCGGCCGTGAGCTTCGTGTTCAACGGCGGCGGCCTTTGGTCGGTGGTGCTGCTCGCCCTGAAGCGGCGACGCTTCAATTTCGACCCGCCGATGCTCGCCATGACCGTGGCGATCTATGCCTATTGCGCGGCATACGTGCTGGCGTCGGCCGTCAACAACGCGCTCGGGGCCGATGCGCCGCATCTCCTGGCGCTGGTCACCTTCCTGCTATTCCCGATCTCCTATTCGACCTGGAGCATCACCGCGAAGGCAACCCTTGCCCGCATCGTCGTGGTCGCCAGCATGGCGGCATGTTTTGGCGCCCTTGTGCTGGCCGTGGTGCAATATTACTGGCTCGGCATGCGGGCCGAAGGCGGGGCCGGAAACGCCATTCCGTTCGCCACGGTCACCTGTCTCGGCGTCATGATGTGCGTGGCCGGGGCGCTGTCGGGCATTGAAAGGGCCAAAGGCCTTCTGATCCCGGCGGTGGTGGCAGGCATCATCGCCATCCTCTATTCGGGCACCCGCATCATCTGGCTAGCCATACCTGTGTCGGGCATCGCCGTGCTCTTGATCAACCGGCGCCGACTGCAGCAGGCAAGTCTAGCACGCCTGCTGCTGATCGCCGTCGCAATGTCGCTGGTGATCGCCATCGTCGGGTTCCAAATTGTATCGGAACGCGCGGATTTCCTGTTCAGCGACTGGGACGCGCTTGCCAAGGGCGACCACGCGACCGCGACTGGGTTGCGCGTGGCGCTGTGGCAGATCGGGCTGGGTGCATTCCGGGACGCTCCCATCTTCGGACATGGCATCGCCGCCAGTCAGGCGCTGATGAAGCAAGGCTTCCATGACCAGTTCGGCATGACCATGGGCTTCAGCCATTTCCACAACGGCTTTCTGACCGCGCTGGTGCAGGCCGGGTTGCCCGGGGCCATCACGCTCGCGGCGATCTTCGTGGTCGCCGCGCTGAACGCCGCAAAGGTTCTGCGCCTCAGCGCCGATCCGCTCGAGCGCTTCGGCGCGACGATGGTCGTCGTCACGGTGATCGTCTACCTGATCGGCGGACTGACCGGCATCCTGCTCGGCCACGATATCCTCGATTCGACCTTCATGGTCTTCATGGTATCCGGGACCTACCTTGCGTCGGGACGCCAGCAGAGGCTGCCGCAGGAGCCGGCGACGGCCACAGCGCCGGCTGCCTGACCAAGGCCATGCGCAAAGCCGGGACAACGCCATGAAAGTGCTGGTCACAGGCGCGACGGGATTCATCGGACGCCAGATCGTGAGCCACCTCAACGATGCCGGGTTCGAGGTG
This window encodes:
- a CDS encoding O-antigen ligase family protein; its protein translation is MNRLLSIKRHLTPAQINIYFSVLCFFCPPVLGSAVSFVFNGGGLWSVVLLALKRRRFNFDPPMLAMTVAIYAYCAAYVLASAVNNALGADAPHLLALVTFLLFPISYSTWSITAKATLARIVVVASMAACFGALVLAVVQYYWLGMRAEGGAGNAIPFATVTCLGVMMCVAGALSGIERAKGLLIPAVVAGIIAILYSGTRIIWLAIPVSGIAVLLINRRRLQQASLARLLLIAVAMSLVIAIVGFQIVSERADFLFSDWDALAKGDHATATGLRVALWQIGLGAFRDAPIFGHGIAASQALMKQGFHDQFGMTMGFSHFHNGFLTALVQAGLPGAITLAAIFVVAALNAAKVLRLSADPLERFGATMVVVTVIVYLIGGLTGILLGHDILDSTFMVFMVSGTYLASGRQQRLPQEPATATAPAA